CACAAAATTCCGCCGCCGGCGACCAACACCGCCGCCGCAGCGACGCCGCCAGGGATTCCGATCATCCACCACTTCACCTCGGActccttccccttcttcttattcttcttcatGTTCAACGGAGCGAAGATCGAGAAGTGGCCGTCGCTCCGCCACACGCACGTGCTGCCGCCGCCCGACACGTTGCTGAGCTGCAACGTGCCGTCCGCGGCGAACCTGACGCACCTCAGGCTCGCCGCGTCGTACTGATTGAGTGAAACATTGCGGAAGGACACAGTGATTACACTGTCCCCTCGCATTTCGAGCCCCACGAGCCTGGTGCTCGTGGGACCCGCGTCAGAGTTGTAGACCAGCAGGCCTACGACCGGAGCCACTAGCGTGTAGTTTGGGACAATATTGTAGTAAGAAGTTGACCAATTGCCGAGGTCTTGTTTGACTAAGTCAACTCTTCTTGTGAAGGGAAATGGCAGCGCCGCCTTTGGTGGGATTTCGATGGAGCTGAGGTTGGCTCCGTTCTTCCACAGGCTGTGGGCCCTGAGGCGGAGGAGTGAGACTCCCACGCCCGAGAAGTTGGCGGGAGACGAAACCTCGTACACCTGGCCTGTACGAGGTTTTGGTATGGAGTTGAGGGCGTAATTGTAGAGGAATGAATCCAGTGAACCTTGAGACTGATTCTTCTgtggtgatggtgatgatgatgatgcttCAACATGTCTGAACAACATTAGAGCACAAAACATGATCAAGATGCTCCTTTTAGTAGCTCCCAtcaaaacttcaatggatgcttCTTGATCATGCCTCAAAATATGTATTGCAAGTCTTTACACATGAACATTGCAAGAAAAGTTTGAAGACGCGCCTTCTTTGAGTGTTTTTAGAGCTCTTTATCTCATTTTCTTGAAAGAAAACTTGGAAAAATCCTTACTTTGAGCGATGTTAGAGCCCTCATCGCGTTTTTTTGAAAGAAAACTTGGAAAAGATCCTTCCTTTGGAGTGATTTTGGGATTTCTTGATTGAACAAATATTGAAGTATGTGAAGGAATGGTAGAATTGCATAATTGAAGAAAACTAAGGAGAGTAATGttgatgaaatgaaatgaagaagTTGAGAGAATGAATGGTTGAATGAATATTTTGTCAGTGTGTTGTTGGCATTTGGGGATGGGTTTTTGGAGGGATTGGGGTTTTGGTTGCAGATGGCAAGAAATGAATGAGAAGGGAATAATTAGTTTTGGtggatgagagagagagggctTATTCTAGCTTGGTTGTTGCATACTATATTCTCACAAGTGAGAGAATAGAGGGGTGGCAACtttaaacaaacaaacaaacaaaaagagaATTGAAGCCTCTTTTGAGTTGTTCTTATGTGTTGGCTAAACTTAGTTTAATCAAATAGTGTGAGTTGGATTAGTTGGCCTTTGGAATTTGGATATTTcactatattttgtgtgtacaCGCATATGTATATAATTTATGAACTTTGAATAGATGAACAAAGAGTGTCACATTCAAATTGTAGGAAATTACATCTCTTATTCATTTCGTGCTTGAATTCCGTATTGACCGGTTAGCCGATGTGTATGATTATGATATCATGCTATTTATATAAGTGTGAAATTAAAATGATAGTACTGAAATACTATGATAGTACAAGAAATAGAGACAAAGCAACAAACGCATATATATGTGCAATATTATTTTTTGGTAAAGAGAAAGGCTTTGTATTTGTGTATAGGGGAGTTCTTGCATTCATCAACGAGCTACTTGAAAATTTGTATATGTAATTTAttggttatttaattaatttaggtaggcattcaaatttttattaattaatttaggtAGTAGGTCTTAATCGGGCCGCAGTGTAGCCTATATATCACATAAATTGTGAGTGGGATTATATGTCAATTTCTTACAAATCCCTATTAAAGCTTTATTAGGCCTACATTATAAAAAAGATTAGAAACAAGCCCATATATAGCTTTTTTTTGAggtattattactattattatatttaaatagtGGAAATACTATTATTTACTAATTGCgtaatttaaagaaaatttcTAGCTAGAATATGGTTTATTAAGTGGAGTTTAaacatttaaaaattatattagttCCTATATAGAGTTAAGACCTGTCAAATGGAGCTTCTTATAGTATAttcagaaaatgaaaaaataaatgaaacacTTGATAATGAAATTCAATTACTATATTATCAAGATAGGAAATCAACCAATGAGAAAGCATGAATTATCCACGTGTCAGCCAATGGAAGCATCCTAACattgaaaatcaataaaaactTTCTTTTTCATAGATAAAGAGAGCCATAGCAAAATAGAAAAAGCCACCATTGCACAAATCACAGTTGCTTGAGCTTCAGTCAAAAatggcagcggcagcggcagctTCTACTTCAATGGCGGCCACCTCCCCTGTGTTGCTCCACTGCCTCCCTGCCGTCAGGCCGGCGGCCGTCTTCTGCCACTTGCCCCAACGTCCTACCCTTTCAGCCACTCCCTTCAAGCTACTCTCTTTTTATCATTGTATTTATCCTCCATAGTCCAATCCACATTGTTTGATCAGTTGTAGAAATGTGGATTTGACTATGTTTTTGTGGTTAACTATCTTTTGTGACAATATTTTTTGTATCATCGTATTTCAAAAAATAACTTCCTTTTTTCACTAGCTCAACTGATACATATCGAACGAGAGATAACACGGAGTATATGACTCGAGCTCACTGTTATTATATCAGCCAAAATAACTGTAGAGAGAAATCCACACATTTTCATCAAACATAGTAGACAACAATCCTCTAGTGTTCAAAAATCCAAAAGGctactttaaaaaataaaaagatagaTAGGATTACAGTTCTCAAAAGCTTTCAGAGTTTGTCGATGTCTTCGTCCTCGAATTCAATGTAATCATCGCCAGGGCCATCATCCTCCTCATCAAGTCCTCCAGCAATACCCTCATTGAGCCTAGTGTTCTCAGGCAGTTCGCCGTAGGCCTTCAACAACCTGGCTTCGTCGGGCATGTACTTCAGGATCACATCAGCCTTGTCATCCTAGTAGCAAAGGAAAAGATCAGAAGAGAGAAACTCACCCAACTTACAAAGAATAAACCAATTTTCAGACTGGAGTTAGACACAcacaaaaagaaagagaaaaagggaaaatataaaaaacaaacatcaaCGCGTAGTCATGATTTCTTATTGACTCGTTACCACTCAATCCATCTTTAACCGCAAAACTATAATCTAACACTGGCCGGCCAATAACAGATAAAGTTGAGAGATTGGACAAGATAAGGTGACAAGAACTTTATGCCCACTAATGAAATTAAGGTCAACAAATTCCCCCTTTTATTGAATTGGAATCTAGGTAGGCATTGTATAGAAACAGAGGCATAGAATAAGGACCActaaaataaggaaagaataagaaaaaaagaatcATCGCATATTTATTCTCTGAGACTCTATAACCTCTCCATCTAAATCCACAAAACTGGAATCTAACAGTAGCCTGAGACAAATCAAGGGGTAGGATTGGACCAAAAGGACCCCAAGCCCACGCACGAAAATAAAGCTAACAAATTCGGCATTATTATAGAATCATCAACATAACACACAAAGAAAGCAATACCAGAATAACATGATAATATGAAAAACAAGCATCTTTGGACTCTTTATCACCTCTCATCCAAATCCACAAAACTACTCAAATCTAACACAATTAGAAAAGGGAATAACCGCGAAATACAGACGAAAAAATTCCTAATTAGCCATAAACGCAGTGAGAAGAAGTCATCGGTGCTAAAACAAATCGACAGTTTTGAGTAAGAAAAAGAACAAGCAAACTAACTTCTCACACTAAACCGTCTTCACCTAAAATTGTAAGAACCAAATTCTTCAAAACGAAAACTTACAATTGAAAACTAAACATTCAAGATTGAATACAACAAACATACAACAAACTGCTGAGGCGTGGAATTTTAATTTGCAAAGAAAGGACCACTTACAGATAAATAGAAGCTAAAAAAAAATCCCACCGAAACCTATCAGATAACATATGAAATTGGCAAAGCTAAGATGAGCAAAACACAACTAATTTAATCAACACATCATAAAATCATCGGGATAACAAGGCGCATAAAGCTCAAGATCTAGAATTGAAGATAAAGCACATAGAAAGGATTAAAATCTTTTGTACTACCTGATAATCGCGGAGACCGACGAGGATAATATCGCCGGCGGCGATCCAAACCTTCTTGTGCATCTTGCCCCTGATATGACAGAGGCGCTTGACGCCGTCGATGCACGTGGCCTCGCACCGTCCGTTACCGAGCATTCGCATGACCTGCGCGTATTCCTGTCCGTCTTCCTTGAAAACCAATTCTCTCTTCTCGTCATCGGCTTCGTTCTTCCCTCTCTTCCGATTCTTCCCTCCCTTACCCTTGTTCTTCGGCATATCGACGGAGCAGAAACCCTAGGTCCGACGGCTGATGATTTCTCCCCCTTTTATTTTTTCCTTCGGTTTTGTTCTCTCCCTTCTTATCCAACAATAGACGTGTGCCCTCTCTTCCCTACTTATATAAaaagtgtgtgtgagagagaaaagGTTTGTTACGTATACATCTAGGGATAATTACAccattcatacaaaatgtttcacaaatatttcaaattagtacaaaaagttttaagttaGCATATATCATACATAAAGTATGATTAGTGTTTCAAATTAATGCATTCCGTTAAAAATCACTAACACCGTTATCTTATCTTATATTTTGTCCTATTCACTCCAAAATTATGCTATCTAAAAACATTattagaataaataaatatctgAGGAGTTTGCAGAATGAAATTGGAGTGGAAGAAGGCCATTTCGGTGCTGCAAGTCATCCGAAAACTAGCTACTATATAGTTGCAGCAacaattcatttttcttttctttcgtTTTTTTGAGAGAAAGAGATTGAATctatgtttgtgtgtgaaaaGAAGGCTAAAACCAATTAAGAATAGGATAAAGGAAATGAAAAATTATGTGGTCAGCTAGAAGGAGATGAATCATTCATTGAAATATCTACTCCATATAACTTATCAAAGATAAGGTGGAATTTGTTTGTGCGTGAAGTTACGGAGGATGAAAAATTGGTTGAAAATTAGTATTTACATAGATTAGCTGCAAATATATTAGCTGAAATTATATGCATATCTACTGCATGATATAAGATGCTTATATTGCAATACATGGGGTATTATTTGAAGAAATAATATCATGTGAATAAgatgaaaaataagaaataatttTGGAGAGAATAGGACCAAAAAAATAACGGTGTTAGTGGTGTTAGTGATTTTTAACTAAatgtactaatttgaaacactaattaaactatttgtatgatatatgctaacttaaaactttttgtactaatttaAAACAATGGTGAAACATTTTGCATGTATTGTGTAACTATCCCTATACATCTACGACTATTTAAAGTCACGCGAATTTGGGCTTTTTATGGGCTTATAATTAGCCCTATCAAATTGTTATTCCatgttaataattttttttactatttcagaAACtaccaagttaattgagttatttttttcttactttattctcttttattttatttactatccACTTAACATACTATTTCAATCTCTATGCTGAAAAAAACGCTTCAATCAACAGGTGGATTAACATTTCCCACTACAAAAAAGCGCAAATTAGTGACGGAAATAGTGACACAGCTGAAATTTCAAGAATTAGTGACGGATAAGTGACTGAGAAAAATTCAGTCACTAATTGGTGACAGAATAGTCCGTCACTAATCCGAATTTACCATGGCGGCCGCCTTTGATTTCCGTCATTGTAACCTTAGTGACGGAACGGataaatccgtcactaataatTTTTACTTAGAAGCTTTTTATTGACGGATCTGTCACTAATTAATCCGTCATGAAATCTGTTAAGTGCTTTAATCCTGCTGATTAGTGACGGATAATTCCATCACTAAATTACGTGTTTTTTTGTAATGTCCCGACCATATTTACAATTCACATAACTACGACTCATTTATACAAAGTTAATCTATCATTAGTTAGCGAACAGCCGTAGCAATCGATCAATGGAAGTTAGAACGCAACATTACTACAAGACTCTGATGGCACCTTGATGGTGAGCTCAGCCCTAAGATGAAGTATGCCGTTAATGAAATGCAAACTGTCCTCGACGATGAAATTAGTCCACAAAATGCTGAAAAGATTCGGTATCCCACGACCTTTCACCAATGAATGTGTAGTTACCCTAGTACTTGCTCAGGTATTCCGTGGGTTTGGACCTAGCAGCAAATTCGTAGTCGACACCAAATGAAACTGAGCCCTGCTCTTGCATCCCAAGGAACAAACCAAAACAGTGGAACGAGCTCTGCTGATCCATGTTGCAATGTGCGGATAGGAAGAACCCTTGCCCGCCCAAGTGGAACGCTTGGGAATGACGGGAATAGTCAACTTAAATCTCCTAGTTTGCAACACAAACTGAAGCAAGCCCATCGACACCCGCTACCACTACATCAGAGAATGTATTGTAAATTAAGAGATTCAAGTTGAGTTTGTAAAATCACAAGATTAAATTGCAAATATTTTTACAAAGCCACTCAATCATGAAGACTTTATCAAGATCGAGACTTTGCTCGGAATGCCAAATCAAGTTTAGGTGAGTgttagttttaaaaataattaaacttgattTTTGTAGCATCTAGATATGATAAATATCTAGATGTCATATGGAATTCTCTAGGAGGAAAGTTGTATCTTTTGGAATAACTTGAGAATTTTGAGAAATAAAGAGTTTCTTAGTTTTCCCATATCACTTGTCCTAAACCATTTCCACCCATTGTCATAAATATTTCCTCCAAACTAAAATACTCCTCCAACATATATTGAGAGTCACATTTTGATATGATGTCGTGCATGATTACAAGGGTCAAGCTCTTGAGATGTTAAAAAGATTTATGGGTGTCATTGAGAAGAGATGTGAATGTAATGGGGAACTTTCAAGGCAAGCATACAAAACATACCTATGAACAGATAGATTCTCTTGGGACTATTGGTCCAGTCTTAGAGTTTATGCGACATATGGAGACCCCCGTCAGAGATTTGGTCAAAAACATCAAGAATAGAAAGCGCTACTTTATTACAATCCGGTGGGTGATGTACCTAGGTTGTTTCGGATTAGCGATAGTATGTTTTGGCAAAAGTCATATTATCGATGTTTTGGCAAAAGTCCTAAATCTATTGACAACAAGCTGGCAAGAGTCATAATTGGTAGCGTATCTACCATTCTCGGCAGTCATATTATCgatgttttggcaaaaaaattTGATGATTCTATCGAAGCTCTTGTGAATACATCACAACTGATTGAACGTGGAATACATTTTGTACTGTCGAATCGAGGTTGGAGACTGCAGAGGTTGAAGGCTTCCCTATGTAGAGATGCTAAATCTTAcatgattttcttttttctatctAGTACATTGGctaatatactatattttacattttagcAGTAGAAAGGCGCACTGGCAATAGTTGCATTTTGTAAAAGATTCAACTAAATATATACTCAAACTCTTTTTGACCTTTGTTACATTCATATCAGCCTTATGTTTCA
This DNA window, taken from Salvia splendens isolate huo1 chromosome 18, SspV2, whole genome shotgun sequence, encodes the following:
- the LOC121776884 gene encoding uncharacterized protein LOC121776884; the encoded protein is MLFRHVEASSSSPSPQKNQSQGSLDSFLYNYALNSIPKPRTGQVYEVSSPANFSGVGVSLLRLRAHSLWKNGANLSSIEIPPKAALPFPFTRRVDLVKQDLGNWSTSYYNIVPNYTLVAPVVGLLVYNSDAGPTSTRLVGLEMRGDSVITVSFRNVSLNQYDAASLRCVRFAADGTLQLSNVSGGGSTCVWRSDGHFSIFAPLNMKKNKKKGKESEVKWWMIGIPGGVAAAAVLVAGGGILWWWRSVRKMERIAERSEGLNSIWIGSSRMPTATGIRTQPNLENSYIP
- the LOC121776007 gene encoding eukaryotic translation initiation factor 1A-like: MPKNKGKGGKNRKRGKNEADDEKRELVFKEDGQEYAQVMRMLGNGRCEATCIDGVKRLCHIRGKMHKKVWIAAGDIILVGLRDYQDDKADVILKYMPDEARLLKAYGELPENTRLNEGIAGGLDEEDDGPGDDYIEFEDEDIDKL